The window GACACCAAGACCCAACCTGCAACTAAACATGAAAACCATTTAACAACTGTTTGGGATTTTCAATGAAACCCTTACATGTGCGTAGGAGAGATAAGAAGCCATGGATTTAAAGCAGACTATCAGAAGCATTCCGGACTGGCCCATCAAAGGGGTGATTTTCAGAGACCTGACCACGCTGATGCAGAACCCTGAAGCGTTTAAAGCATCATGCGATATCCTTTACGACCGCTACAAGGACAAGAACCTTGACAAAATTGTGGGTATTGATGCCAGGGGATTTGTGTTCGGAGCTGTTCTGGCCTATCGCCTGGGCATCGGTTTTGTGCCGGTGCGCAAAAAAGGAAAACTGCCCCACAAAACCATTGAAAAGAGCTACAGCCTTGAGTATGGCCAGGGCACCCTTGAAATGCACGAGGATGCCGTCACCCCCGGTGAAAAAGTGGTCATTGTGGACGATCTCATTGCCACCGGCGGTACTGTGGGCGCCACAGTCAAGCTGGTAAGACAACTTGGTGCGGATCTTCTGGAGTGTGCCTTTATCGTGGAATTGCCTGATCTCAAGGGCCGGGACCAGGTTTCTGATTGTCCCGTGTTCAGTCTTACGCAATTTGAGGGCGAATAACCGCCCTGGGTGGGCTGTCCTGGTCTATTATGTCCTGAACTATTAAATAAGCACGGGAGTATATTTATGAGAAGCCACTTTTTTCATCGGGGTTTGACAATGAAGTTCTGTCTGATTCTTGGGGTTTTTTTTCTTCCGGCAGGATGCGGATGGTTCAACACCTTCGGACATATGGCACACAGCCCGGTGCTCATGGAACAGTACCGGGAAAAACAGCTCCCCAACCAGCTGATTTATTTTTACTGCGGCAGGGAAAACCTGCCCTATGCCGTGGTGGGCATTGATCCGGGCTATACGTTTATATCAAAATTCTGGTTCCCCGTTGAATCCGGGATCGACCTTTACACTAAGATCGATCATTTAAGCAATCTGGAGCCAAGCCAGGATCGTCTTTACGCCAAGACCATTACCGGTCCTTCCGGTAACGCTGTTGGCGTGTGGTTCTCCTTTTATCATTCCACAGGCGTGGTTGTGGATGATACCAATCATACGGTTAAGGTTTTCAACCCTTACAAGCCTGAATCCATGCTCAATTCGTTTTGATTGTTTAAGTTCTGGGAACGTCTGATGCTTAATCTGGTTAAAAGCAACCGCATGGAGAATCTGGCCCAGGCCCTTTGTTCGGTAATCGGCAAAGGCTTTGACAATCCCATCACACCTGAATTCATCGGCATCCAGTCCCGGGGGATGAAGCAATGGCTTTCCCAGGTGCTTGCGCGTCACTTCGGGGTGTGTGCCAATGTCCGTTTCATGTTTCCCCGGCAGATGCTGGAACATTTCCAGGAGAAGATGTGTGAGAGCCCGGGGGCAGGTTTTTCGAATTCGGGTCTGCTCAACCGGGACATGATGGCCTGGGGTGTGCTGGACGCGCTCATGGCCAATGGTGTGGACCCGGTCCCGGCATATACGGGTTTGGCAGGCCCCGGAACATACCTTAAACACGATGATACAGGTATCAAGGCCATGGCGCTGAGCCACAGGATAGCGGCCGTACTGGACGATTACCAGGTATATCGTCCTGACATGCTGGAAGCCTGGAGCCGGGGAGGAGACCAGACGTTTGATGATCCCCATGCCCTGTGGCAGGCCCGCCTGTGGCAGACCCTGATCAATAAAGGTATCTCCCTGCCTGATCAGATGCACTCCTGTGTTGCCGCCATTGAATCCGGTTCCATAAATACAAAGGCTTTACCCCGGCGCCTATCTCTTTTCGGGATATCTGCCATGCCGCCGTTTTTTCTGAATCTTTTTGATATGTTAAGCCGAAATATGGACATTTTTCTGTTTCTGCTGGCTCCGACCCATCACTTCTTTTTTGATCTGCCTTCGGCGCGGCAGCAGGAAAAGGCCGCATTGAAAAACAAAGAGATTTCCAATCTGCCCGAAGAGGGCAATCCCCTGCTTGGCGCCCTGGGCGGCAGCAGCAGGGAAACCCAGGGGCTTGTGGAAAATTTTGACTATGACGAGCCCATGGGAGACCTGTTTGCTGACCCGGCTGGCCAGGGTGCAGCCAGTATGCTCAGGGTGATTCAGTCCGATATCCTGAATCTTGTGTGGCGGGGAAAGGGCAGGGCGGATGCCCCCGTTGCTGTCAGCCCCGACGATAATTCCCTTGCCGTTCATGCCTGCCATTCACCCATGCGCGAAGCCCAGGTGCTTAAAGATCTTCTCATAGATGCGTTCAATGGTGATTCAGGTCTTCATCCCCATGATGTGGTGGTGATGATGCCAGACATTGAGGCCTATGCCCCTTTTCTGGAGGCTGTGTTCTCCCAGGCCCCGGAACTTCCCTTTACCGTTTCGGACCGCCGCCGCCGTTCTGAGTCTGCAACCCTTTCCGCCTTTTTAAATATCCTTGAGATGAAAGAGTCACGCCTTGAAAAATCAAAGATCATGGCGCTTTTATTCTGCCCTGTCATTGCCGGTAAATTCGGTTTGACCATGGGGGACCAGGATTTTGTTTCAGCTCTGTTTGACACTGCCGGGATTTTGTGGGGCAGGGACGGTGCCCATCGTGAAAAGATTCTGGGCCGGGCCTATGAACATAACTCCTGGACCTTTGGTCTGAACCGGCTCATGGCAGGGTTTGCTTTGCCCGAGGCAAGTACCCTGCTGATTAATGATGTGTTTCCCTGTGACGGGGTGGAAGGCCTTGAAGGGGAGTTATTGGGAAAAACCGCCCATTTTATTTACTCGTTGTTCAATACCCTGGACCTTATGGAGACCCCCGGCACGGTTCAGGAGTGGGCCACCCGGTTCCGGACCATTATTTCCGACATGCTGGCTAAGGATCTTGGCAATGACGGGGATATGGCGGTGCTGCTCAACGCCCTGGATGATATGGAAAAGCAGGCTGGCCAGGCCGGATTTGAAAGGCGGATTTCCTTTCCGGCTGTGCGTATGGCCCTGGCGGCCAAGCTTGATGTGCATGTGTCCCAGGGCAGTTTTCTTTCCGGGGGGATTACCTTTTGTAATCTTATGCCCATGCGCAGCATTCCGTTCAAGCTTGTCTGTCTCATGGGAATGGACGCCCAAAGCTTTCCCAGGACAGGGACCGCCCCCGGTTTTGATCTGATCCGCGCCAATCCCAGGATAGGGGACAAGCAGGATCGCCAGGAGGATTGCGAACTGTTTTTAGAGGCGTTGCTGTGCGCACGTGTTCGGCTCATCATAACCTATACCGGTATGCGCATCAGTGACAACACTCCTGTTCCCGTTGCCTCTCCTGTGGCGGAACTGATCGATGTCATTGAAAACAGCTTTGTCTTTCCCAAAGATGTTCAATGGCAGTTTGTGCATCCTTTGCACCCTTTTAGTCCCATCTATTTTTCTGATGGCGGTGCGCCGGGATTTTTTTCCTATTCGGCAGCCCAGTGCCGGATCTGCAGCAGCCGCAGTGCCAGAACCAATGAACATTCAGGTGCTGCCGGCGCCCCAGGTTTTCTCTTTCGGGACGCGGCAGGCGACAAAGCCCTTCCCCCCCAGGACCCGGCAGGCATACCGGCCATTTCACTTGCCGATCTGACCAGATTTTTCAGACATCCTGTCCAGTATTATGTCACGGGAACCCTGGGCGCGGTATATCCTGAGCCGGGAGAGGAGCCCGATGAACGCGAGCCTTTCCGGTTATCCGGGTTGCCCCTTTACCAACTGGGTTCCCTGGCTGTTGAAAATTGTGAGGACATTGATCTTTACCCCATGGTAAAAGCCCGGGGAAGCTTGCCTTTTGGAACAAAGGGGGAGCAGGAGTGGAGCCGGATCAATGGTCTGGCACAGCCTGTCAAACATCTGGTCCAAAGCCAGTTCCCTGAAGGGAAACCGCGCACACTTCAGTTATATTTAGAGACGGACTCCTGCTTGATCACAGGCCAGGTCAGCGATGTGTATGACCAGGGCCGGGCCGTGGCAGATTTTGGCAGATTGAAACCGTCCCGGCTGCTGACCCAGTGGATCATGCATCTGGCGTATTCGTGCGTTGAAGACCATCCCAAAACCACAGTGATGGTGGGACAGGACCCCAAGGGCAGCAAGCCTGTGGTAAAATATGAATTTTGTGCCATTGAGGAAAAATCCTTGGCCCGTGCCCTGCTCCTGGATCTGGCCGGACATTACCTGAATGGCAAGGCAAGAATTTTTCCCTTTTTTGCAGATCTTTGTTTTAATCTGGTCATGGATTTATCCTCACGGGACTATGACCTGTCAGCGTCATCCCTTGCAAAGGCGTTAAGCAAATGCGCCGGTTTGTGGTGCAACAGTTTCAATGCAACCGGGGAGTGTTTTAACCGGTACACCGCCCTTGTGTTTGGCCCGGAAAATCCCTTGGCAGATCCTGCTTGTCTTCAACAGTCCGGGGTGCTGGATGCAGGCCTTGCCGTGTACAGGCCCATGCTGGAGTATCTGGTATTATGAACAGACCTGCTTTGCCGGTACCCCTTGACCCTTTTGCCCTGGACCTTGAAAAGATCAGCCTCATTGAGGCCAGTGCCGGAACAGGAAAAACATATACCATTACCACGCTGTTTGTCCGCCTGGTGGCCATGGGATATCGGGTGGAATCCATTTTGGTGGTTACATTCACCGAGGCTGCGGCCGCAGAGTTGAAATTAAGAATCCGCAAACGCCTGGTTCACTGCCTGATGGTTCTGTCCGGCCAGGAAAATGATGACTGCAAGGCCGACGATCTCACCTGTTTTCTTCAGAGCCGGGGCGATACGGATACGATCCGTCACAGGCTTCGTCTTGCCGTGACCTGTTTTGACCAGGCCGCCATTATGACCATTCACTCTTTCTGCTTTTCTGTTCTCAGGGAAAATGCCTTTGAAAGCAATGCCCATTTTGACATAGAGCTTATGGCAGACAACCGGGGATTCATTGACCAGGTGGTCCGGGATTTTTTTTCAGGCCGCATCAATCATCTGGATCCATTGTTTTTATCTTTCCTGGACCAGAGTAATATCACCCCGGACACTTTTACCAAAGGCCTTGTCCAGGCTGTGTCCCGGCCGGAAATCAGGGTGGTGCCGGAACGGCCCCAGTTTCAGGAGATCTGGGATGATTACAGACAGACAGTCACGAGTGCGGGAAACATCCTGAACCAGGAACTGGAAGATATCCGTAATCTCATCCAGAACCATCCAGGGATAGATAAACGAAGTTATTCTAAAAAGAATCTGGCCGGCTGGCTGGAGGTCTGTCAAAATAAATTTGAAAAAAGTACTGGTGCGGATCTGCTGTTTGATATGGGTGAAAAGGGTGATGCCCTGTATAAATTCACCCGGACCCGGCTGGAGGAAAAGACAAAGCCCGGACACATCCCCCCGACCCATGGGTTTTTTGACCTTTGTGAACACCTGCTTGACCTGTCCCGGTCCATGGCGGAAAATCTTATTGCATTAAGATATCTGTTCCTTGATGATTACGCCGGAGCCCTTACCGCCATGAAACAGGGGCAGGGTGCCTGTTTTTTTGATGACCTGATCAATGATCTTGCCGCCTGCCTTGACGGACCCGGCAGGCATGCTTTGAAAACGGCGGTGAGAAAGCGGTTCCATGCCTGTCTCATTGATGAGTTCCAGGATACGGATCCCGGCCAGTACAAAATTTTTTCCATTCTGTTCACAGACCCAGTCACAGATTCGGGTACACCGTTTTTCATGATCGGCGACCCCAAGCAGGCCATCTACGGTTTCAGGGGCGGTGATATCTTTACTTATATGACGGCGTCCAAAGCCTGCAGCCAAAGCTTTACCCTGACAAAAAACTACCGTTCCGCACCGGCCATGGTGCGGGCCGTGAATACCATTTTTTCATTGAAAGCCAATCCCTTCGGATTTGAACTTATTCCTTTTCAACCTGTGGGAACACCTGACGCGGCTGTTGACCGGCTGGTCTGCAACGGCGCCCCCGTGGCACCGGCAACATTTCTGGTTGTGGAGACACAAGGGTTGCCCTGCAACAAAAACGGCGTGGTCAATAAATCCGATGCCCAGGCTGTCATACCGGATATTCTTGCCAGGGATATGCTTTCTATTTTAAAGGATTCAGGTGTCGGTCTGCTGGACAAGGATGCATCCGGGAAAGCGCCTGTGACACCGGGGGATATGGCCGTACTGGTGCGCTCCAATGCCCAGGCCGAGGCTGTGCAGCAGGCCCTTGTCAAGCGGGGGATTCCCTGTTTCTTATCCAAAACCGGGTCGGTGTTCGATTCTATTCAGGCCCGGGAGCTTTATGACATCCTTTGCGCCGTGGCCCGGCCCGGGGACATGGGCCTGATCAAGGCGGCTTTGGTCTCTTCGGTGTACCAGGCCGATGAGGCGTTTTTAAGGCACATGAATACCGATGACACCCTTGCGGGGATCTGGCAGGACCGGTTTTCAGGCTACAAGCGGATCTGGGAGGAGAAGGGTTTTGTCTCCATGGTCACAGCTCTTTTATACCAGGAGGATGCCACGCCCTGTCCCTGTGCCCATATGGATGAACGGGGATTGACAAATCTGTTTCATTTAAAGGAGCTTTTGGCCCAGGCCGCCATGAATCTGGCTGGTGAAACACAGTCCCGGATTGCCCTGCTGCTGGAGTGGTTTAGAAAACAGCTGTTTGCACAGTCCCGGCAGGCCACCGCCGATGAACTGCGCCTGGAAAGCGATTCCCGGGCCGTGGCCATTGTCACCATTCACAAAAGCAAGGGACTTGAATATCCCCTTGTGTTTCTTCCTTTCCTGTGGCACTGCGGTACAACCAGGAATACCAATGCCCCTGTCTTATTTCATGACCCGGACGACAATAACGCCCTGGTGCTGGACCTGGGCTCGGAATACAAAGACAGAGCTTTGATGCTGAACCAAAGGGAGGAGGCGGCCGAGGATATGCGTCTGCTCTACGTGGCCCTGACCCGGGCATCAGCAGGTGTTAGGATTTATTGGGGCGGTTTTGCAGGCATTGAAGAGTCGGCATTGGGACGGCTTTTGCCCAGCGGTGGCCAGGGCGATGATCAGGCCCTGTTTTCAGATCTTGAGCATTTGTGTGAAAAGTCCGACCAAAGCATAGAGGTTGTCAT is drawn from uncultured Desulfobacter sp. and contains these coding sequences:
- the recC gene encoding exodeoxyribonuclease V subunit gamma; this translates as MLNLVKSNRMENLAQALCSVIGKGFDNPITPEFIGIQSRGMKQWLSQVLARHFGVCANVRFMFPRQMLEHFQEKMCESPGAGFSNSGLLNRDMMAWGVLDALMANGVDPVPAYTGLAGPGTYLKHDDTGIKAMALSHRIAAVLDDYQVYRPDMLEAWSRGGDQTFDDPHALWQARLWQTLINKGISLPDQMHSCVAAIESGSINTKALPRRLSLFGISAMPPFFLNLFDMLSRNMDIFLFLLAPTHHFFFDLPSARQQEKAALKNKEISNLPEEGNPLLGALGGSSRETQGLVENFDYDEPMGDLFADPAGQGAASMLRVIQSDILNLVWRGKGRADAPVAVSPDDNSLAVHACHSPMREAQVLKDLLIDAFNGDSGLHPHDVVVMMPDIEAYAPFLEAVFSQAPELPFTVSDRRRRSESATLSAFLNILEMKESRLEKSKIMALLFCPVIAGKFGLTMGDQDFVSALFDTAGILWGRDGAHREKILGRAYEHNSWTFGLNRLMAGFALPEASTLLINDVFPCDGVEGLEGELLGKTAHFIYSLFNTLDLMETPGTVQEWATRFRTIISDMLAKDLGNDGDMAVLLNALDDMEKQAGQAGFERRISFPAVRMALAAKLDVHVSQGSFLSGGITFCNLMPMRSIPFKLVCLMGMDAQSFPRTGTAPGFDLIRANPRIGDKQDRQEDCELFLEALLCARVRLIITYTGMRISDNTPVPVASPVAELIDVIENSFVFPKDVQWQFVHPLHPFSPIYFSDGGAPGFFSYSAAQCRICSSRSARTNEHSGAAGAPGFLFRDAAGDKALPPQDPAGIPAISLADLTRFFRHPVQYYVTGTLGAVYPEPGEEPDEREPFRLSGLPLYQLGSLAVENCEDIDLYPMVKARGSLPFGTKGEQEWSRINGLAQPVKHLVQSQFPEGKPRTLQLYLETDSCLITGQVSDVYDQGRAVADFGRLKPSRLLTQWIMHLAYSCVEDHPKTTVMVGQDPKGSKPVVKYEFCAIEEKSLARALLLDLAGHYLNGKARIFPFFADLCFNLVMDLSSRDYDLSASSLAKALSKCAGLWCNSFNATGECFNRYTALVFGPENPLADPACLQQSGVLDAGLAVYRPMLEYLVL
- the recB gene encoding exodeoxyribonuclease V subunit beta; this encodes MNRPALPVPLDPFALDLEKISLIEASAGTGKTYTITTLFVRLVAMGYRVESILVVTFTEAAAAELKLRIRKRLVHCLMVLSGQENDDCKADDLTCFLQSRGDTDTIRHRLRLAVTCFDQAAIMTIHSFCFSVLRENAFESNAHFDIELMADNRGFIDQVVRDFFSGRINHLDPLFLSFLDQSNITPDTFTKGLVQAVSRPEIRVVPERPQFQEIWDDYRQTVTSAGNILNQELEDIRNLIQNHPGIDKRSYSKKNLAGWLEVCQNKFEKSTGADLLFDMGEKGDALYKFTRTRLEEKTKPGHIPPTHGFFDLCEHLLDLSRSMAENLIALRYLFLDDYAGALTAMKQGQGACFFDDLINDLAACLDGPGRHALKTAVRKRFHACLIDEFQDTDPGQYKIFSILFTDPVTDSGTPFFMIGDPKQAIYGFRGGDIFTYMTASKACSQSFTLTKNYRSAPAMVRAVNTIFSLKANPFGFELIPFQPVGTPDAAVDRLVCNGAPVAPATFLVVETQGLPCNKNGVVNKSDAQAVIPDILARDMLSILKDSGVGLLDKDASGKAPVTPGDMAVLVRSNAQAEAVQQALVKRGIPCFLSKTGSVFDSIQARELYDILCAVARPGDMGLIKAALVSSVYQADEAFLRHMNTDDTLAGIWQDRFSGYKRIWEEKGFVSMVTALLYQEDATPCPCAHMDERGLTNLFHLKELLAQAAMNLAGETQSRIALLLEWFRKQLFAQSRQATADELRLESDSRAVAIVTIHKSKGLEYPLVFLPFLWHCGTTRNTNAPVLFHDPDDNNALVLDLGSEYKDRALMLNQREEAAEDMRLLYVALTRASAGVRIYWGGFAGIEESALGRLLPSGGQGDDQALFSDLEHLCEKSDQSIEVVMLNPDALAEGIFDSQTVQDTGFSPRTMTRRVTPAWRISSYSALAAGRNHDPVQDGQKERQEPNPDVFVKDAAPAMDIVPLSAFPKGPGAGDFFHKVFEEIDFCDSSGIEPAVVSNLERFGFVMPKAVVGICDAVKGILSAPLYTDQDTGQGRCFSLDQISLTQKLVEMEFNITLDQFDPSALGRLFDTAGKNEKTAGYGSRISSMKVSGFKGFLKGFIDLVVCHENQWYILDYKSNYLGPCFSDYSPSAIGEAMVSHDYILQYHLYLVALDRYLQLRLKDYNYADHFGGVFYLFIRGMARNTRTGIYFHRPGNEFVKQLRTLLS
- a CDS encoding adenine phosphoribosyltransferase, with protein sequence MDLKQTIRSIPDWPIKGVIFRDLTTLMQNPEAFKASCDILYDRYKDKNLDKIVGIDARGFVFGAVLAYRLGIGFVPVRKKGKLPHKTIEKSYSLEYGQGTLEMHEDAVTPGEKVVIVDDLIATGGTVGATVKLVRQLGADLLECAFIVELPDLKGRDQVSDCPVFSLTQFEGE